The Flavobacterium psychrophilum genome includes a region encoding these proteins:
- a CDS encoding RlfA protein — MNKTFNIYCDESCHIENDHKAYMFLGSISVAYNQVRFHTEQINQLKKKHNFYAEIKWSKVSKSKLRFYLELVDYFFNTDLQFRSVGVKKEKINNDAFNQTYDDFYYKMYYYLLNHNLNSLYNYNVYLDIKDTLSAYKVNRLKNILNTKFGVFRNVQNIRSHESILIQIADFMMGAISYLHNDENKQNSAKMQIIDKIRSHCNDQLMQTNYSNKMNLFFIELR; from the coding sequence ATGAATAAGACATTTAATATATATTGTGACGAAAGTTGTCATATTGAGAACGATCATAAAGCTTATATGTTCCTAGGGTCAATAAGTGTTGCATATAATCAAGTTAGATTTCATACAGAACAAATTAATCAACTAAAGAAAAAACATAATTTTTATGCAGAAATAAAGTGGTCGAAAGTTTCAAAATCGAAATTAAGATTTTATTTAGAACTCGTAGATTACTTTTTTAATACAGATCTACAATTTAGATCTGTAGGTGTTAAAAAGGAAAAGATTAACAATGATGCATTTAATCAAACATATGATGACTTTTATTATAAAATGTATTATTATCTTTTAAATCATAATTTAAACAGTCTTTATAATTATAACGTATACCTAGATATCAAAGATACTCTAAGTGCGTATAAGGTTAATAGGTTGAAAAATATACTGAACACTAAATTTGGTGTTTTTAGAAATGTACAAAACATACGTTCTCACGAAAGTATTTTGATTCAAATAGCTGATTTTATGATGGGTGCAATTTCTTATTTGCACAATGACGAAAACAAGCAGAACTCTGCTAAGATGCAAATAATTGACAAAATCCGAAGTCACTGCAATGATCAATTAATGCAGACTAATTATTCAAATAAAATGAATCTTTTTTTTATAGAACTGAGATAA